In Hyphomicrobiales bacterium, the genomic stretch ACATGGAACCGATGACTGGTTATGAGCTTCTTAAACAAGTTCGTGGCGATGCAGGTTTAACAAAGACACCATTCATCATGGTGACTGCGGAATCTAAAACCGAGAATGTTATCGCGGCTAAAAAAGCTGGCGTGAACAACTATATCGTTAAACCATTCAATGCTCAAACATTGAAGGGTAAAATTGAGGCCGTATTCGGCGAATAATTAAACCTCAGGTTCGTCAGTTCATTGAGCGCGTGAAGAACTCACGCCCAATGAGAATATTATACTGGCGGTTCTAGATTGGAGCAGGTGAATGTCAGCTCAACTGGACATAACGCGCATCAAACATTTTTTGAAGCGTGAGAAGCAAGATAGTATCCATCTGAATGACATCGTTCGGCTCGCTGAATTGATGACAGACAGTATGCTCGATATCCTCAAAGGGAATGATCAGCAGACATTTGAAGAGCTACGCAAAATTTCTTACCAAATCTCTGATACGAAAAGAGATTTGGCAGATTTTCGCGCAGACGAAATGCATGACGAACATATCCCTCAAGCGGGTCTAGAGCTTGATGCTATTGTGGAAGCAACAGAAGGTGCTACCAACACGATCATGGAAGCTGCCGAAACTATTATGGGTGGCGATACAAGTGATCCTGAGGCTTACACCGCGATGGTGAATGACAAAGTTATCGAAATTTTCGAAGCTTGCTCTTTCCAAGACATCACAGGGCAACGGATCTCTAAAGTTGTGAAAACTCTCAATATTATTGATGAGCAGATCAAATGTATCGTTGACCGAATGGACAACCAGCAGAAAAATGAAGACGACGGCGGATCTCGCCCAACTGGCGAAAGCTTGTTGACTGGTCTTCTAAATGGCCCTGCCCTTGGTGATTCAGGCATTAAGCAAGACGAAGTCGATTCACATTTCCCTTAAGTGAACACTTTCGAGCATCAACAAATTACCAAATAAGCCGAGGCAAAAATGCCTTGGCTTTTTGCTTATGTTCATCAAGGAATTGCGCCACGTTTTCTGGTGTCGGATGAGCAAGCGGTCCATTTTCTGCGCTATGAATGCCGGCCGTAACGAACAGGCAATCAAGACCATTGTCGCCCGCTCCTTTAACATCAGTTGCAATACCGTCACCCACAGCAAGAACCCGCTGTTTATCCAAACCTTGGCGAACCAGTTCTGCACCACGTTCAAGCGCGCGGTTATAGATTGGCGCGTAAGGCTTGCCGAAATAGAGGGCTTCGCCGCCCATTTGTTTATACTTTTGCGCCAATGCACCGCCGCAATAAATCAGTTTATCGCCGCGTTCGACAACAATATCAGGGTTGGCGCAAATCATTGAAAGACCGCGTTTCAAGAAATCGTTCAACATCTCATCGTAGTCGTCAGGCGTTTCTGTCGCATCATCAATTAGGCCTGTTACGGACACTACTTCAGCCTCTTTTGCATCCACTAGATCGATTGGCAAATCGTCGTAAAAATTCAAATCTTTTTCTGGCCCTAACGCGTAAACTTTTTGCGCATCTCGGTTTGCAATATCAAGGCGCGTAACATCGCCAGATGTAACAATGTCATCGTAAGCATCAGAGCGCACACCAAGTTCATCGAGCTGGCACTTAATCCACCACGCTGGCCGTGGTGCATTGGTGAGCAGGATGACATGCTTGCCTTCTTGTTGGCGGAATTTTGCAAGCGCATCAGGTGCCGCATTGAACACTGAAATGCCATTATGAATAACACCCCAAACATCACACAGTACCAAATCATAAGCCTCATTGAGATTTGATAATCCATCAACCAAAGGGACGGGCAGCAAGGTCATATTCAATTCCTCAATTAAGGATGGTTGGGTGTCCTACATTCGTTTTTAAACAAGTACTATCGCAGGATCAGAACAATTTAGATCGCGCTTTAGCAGAACCGTTTGTGGAATGATAGCTTTCCATGATTTCAACTAGCCCCAATCACTTGTTCTAGGGCGGCAAGTATGGCGTAGTTGGAATGGGTGATTCGGTGCTGGACTGTATGTTTTCGTGGGTTAACGCAAAATAGCATCGAACTTTGAGAATGTGCGTAGGGTCGTGGTCGGTTGAACTTAGCAAAAAACCTTTTTATCTGTGCGTGCATGGTGGTCATTTCTGCGTCACTTGGTTATTCCGTTTGGGCACATTTGAGCCTTACAGGGTTTGAAGCCACAATGACGGGTATGTGCTTTTTGGTTATCCAATTAGTCGGATATCTTTTTGTATGGAAAGCCATCGTCCACCGCGCTCTTCTTTCTCGCATTCATGATTTAGCACTGGCAGAAGCCCAAAACGCAAACGGCGTGGACAGGGTTAGCAACGAACTGGCGGGTCTTCGTAAAGCAATCAAAACGGTAACGCGCAAGGAACTGGAGCCGCTGGCAAGAGAGCTTGAAGTTATCAGCACTCTCATCAAACAGTTGGCTGAAAGCACCGTTGCAGTTGAAGCGCGGATGGGGGAGCTAGAAGCAGCGCCCGCACCTGTTGCTGCGGTTGCATCGCCTTCCCCACAAGATGCGACAACAAAATCAAGCACCAAAAAAGCGCCCCAAAAATCATCTTCCCCACCAACTGTTGGTAAAAAGACAGAGCCAGATGCAAGTGAATGGTTAGGCGAAATTCCAGCTGACCAACCAGCTACCGAACTGGACAACCTCACCAGCGAAAATTCGCCAATTTTAAAAGCTCTTCAAGAAGCAGTTGATAAAAATGAGGTCGATTTATATCTACAACCAATCGTCACTCTTCCCCAACGAAAACCGAAATTTTATGAGGCGTTATCACGCATCCGCGATGACAAGGGCGAACTCATCCGACCTGCGCAATTTATGCATTCTGCGAAAAAATCAGGCACAATGCCTGTACTCGACAAGATGTTGTTGGTGCGCGCGATCCAAGTCTTACGGCGCCTGCTGCTTCGAAAAAGCGATGCGGTTGTTGTCTGCAACATTTCATCATCTAGTCTTGCCGACAGCAGCTTCTTCAATGATTTTAGAAAATTGCTAAGCGCCAAACCGGATCTTGCTGACCATTTAATTTTTGAATTTGACCAAGAAACCGTCATGAAAATCGACACCCTTGAGGAAGAAAGCTTGCGAGCCTTGAAAAACCTTGGCTTCCGGTTTGCGATCGATAATGTGACGGACCTATCGATGGACTTCCTCAAACTGGTATCGCTTGGCTTCCATTACGTAAAAGTCTCATCACAGGTTTTGTTGGCTGCAAAGAAAACAGGCATCAATGAAATTCATGCCGAAGACTTCTCGCGCTTCCTTTCGCGCAATGGCCTTCAACTCATTGTCGATCATGTGGAGAATGAGAGCGAAGTCGTTGAACTGCTCGATTTTGACATCAGCCTTGGACAAGGTTTCTTGTTTGCTGCGCCTCGTGAAGTCAAACCAGATGCAATATCAAACCACAATCGCCGCGCGCACGGTAAAAAACTTGCCAGCTAAGCTTCCAGCTTAGTAGTGGGATGGTCTTTTCTTAAATTTAATCGGTTTTATTTTTTTCGTTTCAATAATTTGTTTACACAGATCGCTGTATTTTACGGTTAGTTCTTCAGTCTTAGCCTCTGTCTCGCGTATCTGGCTCAAATTCAAAAAAAGATATTGCGACGGCCCGTGACAAGAAAATATTTTCATCAAGATCAACGACAAATTCACTTAGTTTCTCCAACTCTTGGCGAACACAATGACATTATGCTCGAGATCGAGCAGCAATGTAGATGTTCGGTTACGCACTTTAGCGCGCCTGAAGCGACGTTGACGGCGAATAGACCGAATTTGATCATTCTTGATATGGCAGATCGACAAGGCGTTGAATTCGTTGAATGCCTTAAGACCTGTTTTCAATCACCCATTATCGTTCTGTCCGATCGCCCGTCCATGGCAATGGCTGTGAATGTAATGCGGGCGGGTGGCTGTGACTTTTTTCCAAAACCCGTGAGCAAAAGCGCTTTAGTGGAACGGTTAAAAACCCTATTGATCGAGCCTTCCCCGACAAATACTCAAGCTTTGAATATGGCATCAACACCATCTACCAATGCGATCATTCCATTTGCCGACCAAGAACGGCAGATTATTGAAGATGCGCTTGGCGTGTACCACGGTAACATCACCCACGCAGCCGCGGCTCTGCAAATTAGCCCGTCGACAATCTATCGCAAGAAACAAGGTTGGGATCTTCTGCTATCGGATTGATTGCCGAAGAAAACGGCCCCGCATAACCGCCGTTTCGTCGTTAACAATACTTCAAGAAAACGATTGAACCTTGGGCTAATCCTGCCATATAGAAGCTTGACAAGCTCCCCTCATATCCATATAAATCCGCGCTGTTAGCACTCACACAAGTAGAGTGCTAATTTATTTTGAGCGTACGTTTGCCGGCCTTTCGGTAAACATCAATCGTATAAAGAGGAAAAACGGACATGAAGTTTCGTCCCCTACATGATCGTGTGGTAGTTCGCCGCGTCGATTCAGAAGAAAAAACCGCTGGCGGCATCATTATTCCAGATACTGCTAAAGAAAAGCCAAGCGAAGGCGAAATTGTTGCTGTAGGCGCTGGCGCTCGCGGTGGTGAAGACAATGCACTTATCCCTATGGATGTTAAAGTTGGTGACCAAGTTCTATTCGGCAAATGGTCAGGCACAGAAATCCGGATTGACGGCGACGACCTGCTGATCATGAAAGAAAGCGACATCATGGGTGTTGTAGAAGGCTAATCCCTTCCCATCACATTCTTCCGCTTAAATAACAAATTTGGAGTAGCCCAATGGCTAAAGAAGTAAAATTCGGTTCGGATGCGCGCGACGCAATGATCCGCGGCGTAGACATTCTTGCTAACGCTGTAAAAGTAACACTCGGCCCTAAAGGTCGTAACGTTGTTCTAGACAAAGCTTTCGGCGCACCGCGCATCACGAAAGATGGTGTGTCTGTTGCAAAAGAAATCGATCTTGATGACAAGTTCGAAAACATGGGCGCACAAATGGTGCGTGAAGTAGCGTCAAAAACAAATGACGTTGCTGGTGACGGTACAACAACTGCGACTGTTTTGGCTCAAGCCATCGTTAAAGAAGGCGCAAAAGCTGTTGCTGCTGGCATGAACCCAATGGACCTTAAGCGCGGTGTCGACATGGCTGTTAGCGATGTTGTTGCAGCTCTCGGTTCTGCGGCTAAAACAATCACAACAACTGAAGAAGTTGCTCAAGTTGGCACAATTTCAGCAAATGGCGATTCAACAATCGGCGAAGACATTGCACACGCAATGCAAAAAGTCGGCAATGAAGGCGTTATCACTGTTGAAGAAGCTAAATCACTCGAGTCAGAACTCGAAGTTGTTGAAGGCATGCAGTTCGACCGCGGTTACCTTTCACCGTATTTCGTAACAAACTCAGAAAAAATGCTCACAGAGTTGGATGACCCGTTCATTCTTCTTCACGAGAAAAAACTTTCAAACTTGCAAGCAATGCTCCCAATCTTGGAAGCAACTGTTCAAGCTTCACGTCCACTGCTTATCATTGCAGAAGATGTTGAAGGTGAAGCACTTGCAACACTCGTAGTGAACAAACTACGTGGTGGCTTGAAAGTGGCTGCTGTTAAAGCTCCAGGTTTTGGTGATCGTCGTAAAGCTATGCTTGAAGACATCGCAATCCTTACAGGCGGTACAGTGATTTCTGAAGAAATGGGCATCAAACTTGAGACAGTTACTCTCGACATGCTCGGTACTGCGAAAAAAGTTGCTATCTCTAAAGAGAACACAACTGTTGTAGACGGTGCTGGTTCTAAAGATGACATCGAAGGCCGTGTAAACCAGATTAAAGCTCAAATCGAAGAGACAACATCTGATTACGACCGTGAAAAACTTCAAGAGCGTCTTGCTAAACTTGCAGGCGGCGTTGCTGTTCTGCGTGTTGGTGGTGCTACTGAAATCGAAGTTAAAGAGAAGAAAGACCGCGTTGATGATGCGTTGAACGCAACACGCGCTGCGGTTGAAGAAGGTATCGTCCCTGGTGGCGGTGTTGCTCTCCTTCGCGCTTCAATGTCTATTAAAGCTGAAGGTGCAAACGCGGACCAAGAAGCTGGCGTAAACATTGTACGTCGTGCGCTTCAAGCTCCGATCCGTCAAATCTCAGAAAACGCAGGCGACGAAGGTTCTATCGTTGTTGGCAAGATCTCAGAATCTGACGACGCAAACTTCGGTTACAACGCACAAACTGGTGAGTTCGGCAACATGATTGAAATGGGTATTGTTGACCCAATGAAAGTCGTGCGCTCTGCTCTTCAAGACGCTGCATCTGTTTCATCATTGTTGATCACAACAGAAGCAATGGTTGCTGATAAGCCTGAGCCAGCTGGTGGCGGCGCTCCTGCAATGCCTGACATGGGCGGTATGGGCGGCATGATGTAAGCTTAAGCTTACACATAAAGCTAACTAAGATTAAGGGCGCTCTTATTGAGCGCTCTTTTTTCTTGCCATCAGTGATCTTCAATCGCTAAATAACGGCATGACAATATTACTTTTCATAGCCGCACTCGTCGCAACCTTATGCATAAGCTTTGCCGCAACACCTTTCGTGAAGCGCCGACCCTTCAGCCTTCCATTTTTGGCGATAGCACTACCAGCGAGCCTATTGATGGCGATGGCCTCAGCGCCAACGCTTTGGATTGCGATCTTGTCAGGCTATCCAGATGACAGCTTTTTTGACCTTGGTTTCTTCGGGGGGCTTGGTGTGTTGGCAATCAGCGGGACATTGATCACGCTCTTTGCCCTCATCATTGTTTGGAAATCACGCAAGGTACTAGCAATCGCGTCGAAACGGCGATTGTCAGGCTGGTTAGTTTTGGCTTTTGATTGCGCACTGGGCTTAGCACTTTTCGGCACGCTGCACGCTTTATCACCTCAAGCATTCTATCAATTTTATCATCTGACCCATTCAGGCCTGCCAAACCAAATTGTCGTCAAAACACTATTTGACTATGAGGGCATGATAACCTTTGCAGCCTTATCGACAGGTGGCAATTTATCGCAACACCTATCAGGCTTGGTTTTACTTTCAATCATTCCGCTAACCGTGTTCAGCCATATTAAGTTCCACGAAAAGAGCGGTACACAAGCAAAAACCCACAGACTTTTGCTCTTTGTTGCACCGACTCTACTCGTGAGTGTAAATTTTTTAAGACAATTCTAGTGAACACGTATATTTACAGATGTGGCGGATGTTTTCTTTGTGAGACACTCCGCAACGAGGCTTGTGGGAACCCCCGAACTTTCCATTAGCTTCATAGAGGCCGTTTCCCCCGAGACGGCCTCTACCATGAGAAATTACTTTCTCAGCCTTCATCATACGCAAAAATGCTTATATTCCCTATCGAATAAACCGAAAAGCGAGCAGTAAAACGGCTCTCATGTCAGGGAAAGCTAGACCTTTTACTCTAAGGCGTTGGTTGCACGTCGTATTAAATTTTTTAAAATTGAAAAAATAATGCTGCGTTTATTCAAAACTCACCCAATAAGCGATGAAAATCGACTTCCTGCCGAATTTGCCAGTTTTTTAACATCGCTATCATCGCTCGATTGTTGCAGAACTTCAGCCAACGACACCACCAAGTTTTTTGCTAAATCAGCATGAGCACCTGACCAATTCGCCGTTTTTGACGCAAACAGGTTGGCTTGAGATTTCAGCATAACGCCGTCATCGAGCATTTTGAGATAATTCGCCCTTAACGTACTTCCAGTTGACGTTATATCAACAATCGCATCAGCAAGCCCAGCAGCCGGTGCGCCCTCAGTTGCGCCCAAGCTTTCAACAATCCGATAAACCGAAATGCCGTGACCTGCGAAAAAGCGCTGTGTCAGGTTCCAGTATTTCGTCGCAACCCTTAGGCGGCGACCATAGTGTTGGCGGAAGGACGCTGCGACATCGTCGAGGTCTTCCATGCTGTTCACATCAATCCAGCATTCAGGAACGGCCACCACAACATCTGCATGGCCAAAGCCGAGCGGTGTGAGCTGCAAAGTTGTCGCGTCATAATTGGCGATGTTCTCTTTGACGAGATCCTCGCCTGTCACACCAATATGCACCGTACCGCGTGCTACTTCGCGGGCGATCTCAGAGGCGGATAAGAAGGCGACTTCAACGCCGTCGTGCCCTTCAATAATCCCTCTATAATTGCGCTCACCATAAGGCGAGCCAACTTTAAAGCCTGCCTGTTCAAACAGTGCTTCTGTATCTTTTTTCAAACGACCCTTGGACGGGATTGCAATGACAAGTTTCTCACTCATGAGCGTGCCTCCATCCGGTCAAGCCATAAGGAGAAGCCGACTGCTGGAAGCTTCTCGCCGCCAAGCATTTCTGTCAGATGATCATAGCGACCACCACCAGCAAGAGCGCCTTTTGCGCGATCATTGGCATCGTAAATTTCAAAAACAAAGCCTGTGTAATAATCAAGCCGACGACCAAAGCCTGCGGAGAATTTGATCGAGGCGTTTAAATCATTAAGCCCTGCATCAAGTCGATTTGTGAAACCAGAGATTGCTTGGCTGAAATCAATTTCGTGCTCTTCGCTAAAGACCTCAAAGGTATGCGCGACACTTGATGCATCACATTCAAGTTCGAGGAACAGCTTGCATAAGCCAATTGCTTGGCCGGGCACGTCTGCTTGAGATTGGCGGGTTTTGATAAAGCGAGCGGCGATTTCTTCTGCACTTCGACCCTCAGCGCTGCCAAGGCCATGGCTGGTGATCATCGCGCTGACTTTTGCCGTCACCTCTTCCAAGCTCTCACCTTCGTCGCCAGTAGCCGAGGCAGTAACGGGCGTATCCATCCGCTCTAAAACTTTGGTAACTAATTCATCATCACCGAAGGAACGAGTGAGCCTGTCACGCCATGTATCTGAAAGGCCAATCGGCTGCACCAAGGCGTCGAAAAAGGCGGGATCACCGATACGAATTTCTGGCTGGCAATCACTCACGCTTTGAACGGCTTCCAATGCAAGGCGCACCATTTCGGCGTCTGCTTTCGCAAAGTCTGTATCGCCTAAAGCTTCCACACCTGCCTGAGCAAATTCTACTGGTTGCTCTTCGCGCTGACGAAAAACGGTACCCTCATAACAATATTTAGCAGCGCCACCCTTATGCTCAATACAAACGGGTATCGTGAATTCTGGGCGCAAACATAAAGCCTCACCATTTGCACTTTGCGTAACGAACAAACGACGGCGCAGCGCTTCACCCGCCGCGTTTAAAAACGGGTCAGCAGGTTGCAGAATGGCTGGTTCCACCGACGCATATCCGTAAGACTGGAAAAGCTTGGTAAGGGTGTTGAGAGTGGACACCTGTTAGCCTTTCGCCTGCTCTGCCAGAAGTTTTTTCACTTCTGAAATCAGATCATCAGCTGCAATTTCAAATTGGCCCGGACGGGTCTCGCGCCACTCTTCGTTGGAGGCGATAGCGTCTGCTTGCTTGCGGCCTTCAATCAAATCTTTGACTTGGATTTTACCTGCTTCGCGCTCGTCTGATCCTTGGATGATGGCAATCGGGCAACCGCGACGGTCTGCGTATTTCAGCTGATTGCCGAACTTCTTCCAATTACCTTGATACATCTCAGCGCGAATGCCTTCACCGCGCAATTGCTGCACCATCTTTTGATATTCGCCAAGCGCTTCCGTGTTGCCATCCATAACAGTGACGAGCACAGGGGCTGTCACGTCAGAGGTGCCAAGCTTGCCAAGGTTTTTAAGCGCGGTCACCAAACGCGACACGCCGATTGAAAACCCAGTGCCCGGCACATCGCGGCCCGTGAAGCGTTTGATCAATCCATCATAACGACCACCACCGCCGACAGAACCAAACTGAACGCTTTCACCTTTTTCATTGGTGACGTCGAACAGGAGCTCTGCCTCATAGACCATGCCTGTGTAATATTCGAGACCACGGACGACGGATGGGTCGATCTTGATACGGTCTGAACCATAACCTGCATGATCGAAAAGGCTTTGCATCTGATCAAGTTCAGATTGCCCCTCACCTTCAATTGTCTGGCTCCCATCGGTATAGCCGATGACTTTATCAATACCAGCAGCGTCCAGCTTCGCACCTTCAGTAAAGTCCCCACTCTCATCTTTGCGGCCTTCACCAAGCAGAAGCTTCACGCCTTCAACGCCAAATTTATCGAGCTTATCAATCGCGCGAAGCACAGTGAGACGACGTTCTGTGTTTTCATCACCGCCGAGGCCGATTGCTTCCATCACCCCATCAAGCACTTTGCGGTTGTTGACGCGGATGACATAATCGCCACGCGCAATGCCGAGGGCTTCCATGGTGTCGGCCATCATCATGCACATTTCAGCATCTGCCTGCACACCCGGTGCGCCGATGCTGTCCGCGTCGAACTGCATGAACTGACGGAAACGACCCGGTCCCGGTTTTTCATTGCGGAACACATAGCCTTGGCGATAGGTGCGGAACGGCATTTGAATTTCGTTGATGTTTTCTGCCACATGGCGCGCAAGTGGTGCCGTCATGTCATAGCGAAGGCTCATCCATTGTTCGTCGTCATCTTGAACGGAGAACACGCCCGCGTTTGGCCGATCTGTATCTGGCAAAAACTTGCCCAAACAATCCGTATATTCAAACATCGGCGTTTCCACCGGATCAAAGCCATAACGCTCATAAACTTCGCGAATTTTTGCGATCATTTCATCAGTCGCGCGAATGTCGGAAGCGGAGCGATCCACAAAACCACGCGGCAGACGAGCTTTTGGCTTTTTCTCTTTGTTTTTCTTAGCTGACATGATGGCTTTCGACTTGGCTCTGAGGCACTCTAAATTGTTGCCGCTTTCCTAGCCGATAAGGCCGACCGCTGCAAGGTACTGCTTA encodes the following:
- a CDS encoding response regulator, giving the protein MALDLSMPVLVVDDYKTMVRIIRNLLKQLGFENVDDAADGTEAFAKMKDQKYGLVISDWNMEPMTGYELLKQVRGDAGLTKTPFIMVTAESKTENVIAAKKAGVNNYIVKPFNAQTLKGKIEAVFGE
- a CDS encoding protein phosphatase CheZ, with product MSAQLDITRIKHFLKREKQDSIHLNDIVRLAELMTDSMLDILKGNDQQTFEELRKISYQISDTKRDLADFRADEMHDEHIPQAGLELDAIVEATEGATNTIMEAAETIMGGDTSDPEAYTAMVNDKVIEIFEACSFQDITGQRISKVVKTLNIIDEQIKCIVDRMDNQQKNEDDGGSRPTGESLLTGLLNGPALGDSGIKQDEVDSHFP
- a CDS encoding TIGR01459 family HAD-type hydrolase, with translation MTLLPVPLVDGLSNLNEAYDLVLCDVWGVIHNGISVFNAAPDALAKFRQQEGKHVILLTNAPRPAWWIKCQLDELGVRSDAYDDIVTSGDVTRLDIANRDAQKVYALGPEKDLNFYDDLPIDLVDAKEAEVVSVTGLIDDATETPDDYDEMLNDFLKRGLSMICANPDIVVERGDKLIYCGGALAQKYKQMGGEALYFGKPYAPIYNRALERGAELVRQGLDKQRVLAVGDGIATDVKGAGDNGLDCLFVTAGIHSAENGPLAHPTPENVAQFLDEHKQKAKAFLPRLIW
- a CDS encoding EAL domain-containing protein, with product MVVISASLGYSVWAHLSLTGFEATMTGMCFLVIQLVGYLFVWKAIVHRALLSRIHDLALAEAQNANGVDRVSNELAGLRKAIKTVTRKELEPLARELEVISTLIKQLAESTVAVEARMGELEAAPAPVAAVASPSPQDATTKSSTKKAPQKSSSPPTVGKKTEPDASEWLGEIPADQPATELDNLTSENSPILKALQEAVDKNEVDLYLQPIVTLPQRKPKFYEALSRIRDDKGELIRPAQFMHSAKKSGTMPVLDKMLLVRAIQVLRRLLLRKSDAVVVCNISSSSLADSSFFNDFRKLLSAKPDLADHLIFEFDQETVMKIDTLEEESLRALKNLGFRFAIDNVTDLSMDFLKLVSLGFHYVKVSSQVLLAAKKTGINEIHAEDFSRFLSRNGLQLIVDHVENESEVVELLDFDISLGQGFLFAAPREVKPDAISNHNRRAHGKKLAS
- a CDS encoding co-chaperone GroES: MKFRPLHDRVVVRRVDSEEKTAGGIIIPDTAKEKPSEGEIVAVGAGARGGEDNALIPMDVKVGDQVLFGKWSGTEIRIDGDDLLIMKESDIMGVVEG
- the groL gene encoding chaperonin GroEL (60 kDa chaperone family; promotes refolding of misfolded polypeptides especially under stressful conditions; forms two stacked rings of heptamers to form a barrel-shaped 14mer; ends can be capped by GroES; misfolded proteins enter the barrel where they are refolded when GroES binds) gives rise to the protein MAKEVKFGSDARDAMIRGVDILANAVKVTLGPKGRNVVLDKAFGAPRITKDGVSVAKEIDLDDKFENMGAQMVREVASKTNDVAGDGTTTATVLAQAIVKEGAKAVAAGMNPMDLKRGVDMAVSDVVAALGSAAKTITTTEEVAQVGTISANGDSTIGEDIAHAMQKVGNEGVITVEEAKSLESELEVVEGMQFDRGYLSPYFVTNSEKMLTELDDPFILLHEKKLSNLQAMLPILEATVQASRPLLIIAEDVEGEALATLVVNKLRGGLKVAAVKAPGFGDRRKAMLEDIAILTGGTVISEEMGIKLETVTLDMLGTAKKVAISKENTTVVDGAGSKDDIEGRVNQIKAQIEETTSDYDREKLQERLAKLAGGVAVLRVGGATEIEVKEKKDRVDDALNATRAAVEEGIVPGGGVALLRASMSIKAEGANADQEAGVNIVRRALQAPIRQISENAGDEGSIVVGKISESDDANFGYNAQTGEFGNMIEMGIVDPMKVVRSALQDAASVSSLLITTEAMVADKPEPAGGGAPAMPDMGGMGGMM
- a CDS encoding ATP phosphoribosyltransferase regulatory subunit is translated as MSTLNTLTKLFQSYGYASVEPAILQPADPFLNAAGEALRRRLFVTQSANGEALCLRPEFTIPVCIEHKGGAAKYCYEGTVFRQREEQPVEFAQAGVEALGDTDFAKADAEMVRLALEAVQSVSDCQPEIRIGDPAFFDALVQPIGLSDTWRDRLTRSFGDDELVTKVLERMDTPVTASATGDEGESLEEVTAKVSAMITSHGLGSAEGRSAEEIAARFIKTRQSQADVPGQAIGLCKLFLELECDASSVAHTFEVFSEEHEIDFSQAISGFTNRLDAGLNDLNASIKFSAGFGRRLDYYTGFVFEIYDANDRAKGALAGGGRYDHLTEMLGGEKLPAVGFSLWLDRMEARS
- the hisS gene encoding histidine--tRNA ligase, producing MSAKKNKEKKPKARLPRGFVDRSASDIRATDEMIAKIREVYERYGFDPVETPMFEYTDCLGKFLPDTDRPNAGVFSVQDDDEQWMSLRYDMTAPLARHVAENINEIQMPFRTYRQGYVFRNEKPGPGRFRQFMQFDADSIGAPGVQADAEMCMMMADTMEALGIARGDYVIRVNNRKVLDGVMEAIGLGGDENTERRLTVLRAIDKLDKFGVEGVKLLLGEGRKDESGDFTEGAKLDAAGIDKVIGYTDGSQTIEGEGQSELDQMQSLFDHAGYGSDRIKIDPSVVRGLEYYTGMVYEAELLFDVTNEKGESVQFGSVGGGGRYDGLIKRFTGRDVPGTGFSIGVSRLVTALKNLGKLGTSDVTAPVLVTVMDGNTEALGEYQKMVQQLRGEGIRAEMYQGNWKKFGNQLKYADRRGCPIAIIQGSDEREAGKIQVKDLIEGRKQADAIASNEEWRETRPGQFEIAADDLISEVKKLLAEQAKG